Genomic window (Penaeus vannamei isolate JL-2024 chromosome 7, ASM4276789v1, whole genome shotgun sequence):
tatatatatatatgcatatacatacatatctatgtatatatacacatacatacacacacacatttatatcaatacccacacacacacacacacacacacacacacacacacacacacacacacacacacacacacacacacacacacacacacacacacacacacacacacacacacacacacacacacacacacacatacacacaaacacacatttatatatgaatacacacacacatttatatgaatacacacacacacacacatttatatgaatacacacacacacacacacatttataagaatatacacacacacacacacatttatatgaatacacacacacacatctatatgactatacacacatacacatttatatgaatatataatcacatatatatatacaggttgacaTTCAGATATtcggccatcgataatccggttaCTTCGGATTTACGGCACTGATTTTGGAGCACATGTTTAGATTTACCGCACTGGCTCGGAACCGCTTTTCCGGTGTTGCTGTTtatggcgctgtactccagaatcagctgttgggccTTGCTGGTGTAAAATGAGAAATTTGAAttgctacaagaaaaaaaacttagcTGGTGAGCATTAACATTTTAATCGTTTTTCATGTAGTGTTTGAGTTCCTTTCTTTAAAGGACTGtgcacgtttttttttatcttccgttaatacataaatacaaaaccaCAAAATTCCGGCATTTCCGACAATTCGGCACTTCAACCTATatgtcaacctatatatatatatatatatatacatatatatgtatgtatgtatgtatgtatatatatatatatatatatatatatatatatatatatatatatatatatataaacatatacatatatatgtatgtgtatgtatatgtatatatgtatatatatatatatatatatatatatatatatatatatatatatatatatatatatatatatatatatatatatatatatatatatatatatatatatatagatatatatatataattataaatgtatttatataaataaatatatatgtatatatatgtttgtatgtatatatatatatatatatatatatatatatatatatatatatatatatatgtatatatatatatatatatatatatatatatatatatatatatgtgtgtgtgtgtgtgtgtgtgtgtgtgtgtgtgtgtgtttgtgtgtgtgtgtgtgtgtgtatgtgtgtgcgtgtgtgtgtgtgtgtatatgtatatatatatatatatatatatatatatatatatatatatatatatatatatatatatatgtatatatatatatatatatgtatgtatgtatgtatgtatctatctatctatctatctatctatctatctatctatctatctgtctatctatctatctatctatttatcctatctatctatctatctatcttatatatatatatatatatatacatatatatatatgtgtatatatatatgtatatgtgtgtgtttatgtgtgtgtgtgtgcgtgtatgtgtatatatatacatatatatatatatatatatatatatatatatatatatatatatgtatagatatatatatatacacacacacacacacacacacacacatatatatatatatatatatatatatatatatatatatatatatatatatatatatatatatatatatatatatatatatgcatgtatgtatgtatatttgtatctatttgtgtgtgtgtttatatacctacatattccGAGGAGTACCACGtcatctcaccctcccccctcccccccaccaccccaccacacgTGCTTTCTCTCGCCCAGCTTCCTCGCAGAAATTCCTGACAAGAAAGTGTTTATGAATGAAGAGGATGGCTGTCACGGCCTCGCACTTGGACGCAAAAAGGATGTTTTAAGCCTCCCATTATCTCCGATGCGTTTTCGAGTCGTTGCTGGGAGGATATGGTAGGAATGAGTAGTATGTAAGAtattttaaaatgaaaaaaaacgagaaatagaaatagtagcaatgttgttgtttttttaatatttgccGATTGAGGACTATATATTTCTGCTATATTTCTTCttcctaatttctctttttttctcttatattatttttttctcttcctccaaatttctctttttttctctcatattatttttctttcctcctcctaattAATAGTCTATTTTCCCCAGTTTTTCCTgtgtcctttttatcattttccctcccttttttctctctcttaaaatcCATCTTTTCCCAATTTTTCCTGtgtccttttttatcatatttccctctcctctcttttttcccgaaGAGCAAGACAAGTCAAGCCATAGAAGCTCGCGGGAAAATCCGGAGATATTGCGTGTGTTGTTGTGTTGATCGATTGCATCCTGTTCTCATTCGGTTGCATTTTCCTTCCGGTACTTGTGCAGCGTTGCCCGTCCGGTTCTCGCTgcgtcctctcgctctctcccgttctctttcacttttcccttctcctctttttctttctttttctctttttctttctttttctctttttcccttctctttttctttctttttctctctttctctttttccttctctttctgttcctatttctcattttctttctttttctttctctttttctttctctttatctttctctttctcctcctgttcttcatctttctatatctctttctctttctctttttccttctccttttcttactctttctcctctttctcactctctttctctttctcctctttttctttctctttttctctctctttctctttctccttctcctgcccttttactatttctttctttttctctttttccttctccttttcttattctttttctttctctttctcttctttctacttccctttctcttggACGTGATGGGAAAATAGATACAGCaataataggaaaaagagaaaagggaaagaatgagttaTGAAATAGAATACAATTGTAaacaggaatataaaaaaaatggaggaatttgTCGATTAACTGGGGTTGGTATTTGATACTTTGCTTGTGTGTGGGTTTTCCGTTTAGTATTTGGTAATCTCTTTGAGAACTTGATGTTTAttcgtagatagatagagacggagacaagtaggcagacagatagagaggtaggcatatagatggatagatacttaGATTTCGTTTGGGTGTATCCAGAAGAAACTGGTTTTGATAATATGAGgaattatttatgatttttgtgTACTTGTTATTATGAAATGAGAATAATATAACATAAAAGTCCTTTATTTTGTTGGTACTTTTCAGAAAGTTTCATGCATCTGCTTTTACATTTGGGTGATCTTTAGACAGGCCTACGCGAACTTTTCAAAGCatgtttctaattctctttcttctatttttctttctctctttgttcagtttctttctgtctctttgtctgcctgtctgtctccgtctctcttgctctctatctcttttctaatttatctttgttttcttctcttctctctctctctctctctctctctctctctctctctctctctctctctctctctttccctctccctctccctctccccctctctttccctctctccttctccctctctccctctctttcatctcctctctctctaactcccagCATAAAAATTCATCCtcactttctcctattcctcaccacatcataaatgttttttttctttctttttaaatcccTGCCAGAACCCACAACGCGTAGAGCCGGTTATCGCTGTTCTGATTGACACTAAGCACGTTACTGTTCAGGTTGGTGCTACTTCCTCTCGTTCAGTTAAGCCGAAGTCCCTGTACTCTATAGGGCgtccagaaaagaaaaaaaaacaataactggtAACTCAACCCCGGCCTCTGACATAGTCCGATTTGTTAAGTATTTTTTCATTGCAATTtgttgataataattttttttattgataggtgtttcgatttttttaatcttatatatGAAATCTTagatattttcttgattttttgttgAAATTGCAGCTTTcggctatttttttcttaaaaggaACTTTGCGAATCGGAGTAATCCAGTGTTAGGGGTGAGTtgccaatttctttttttttcctgagaGTGGACCGAGTATAGCTCATCCTCTTAATCCACGTTTCTGATTGGTTGATGGCTATTGCACAGAGCCAGTAAGGTGTAGGGTTTGATTTCTGGGACTTTTTTTCGGAAGCAGGCCTTTTGTGTGAACTTAGCAGGTGTACCAGGATTATTTTACCACTCTCATGTGTTCTCATTCCATGTGTATTTTCTCCAATCACAGTCCACTACATACAGTTGCAACATCAGGAACCTCATAGCTTATACTTGTATTTCATATATGAAAAACTGAAACTTTCCCTTCACTATAAGTACATGTACCTAACCGTGCAGCCAAATAAGGTGAATGATATCGCTGCTGTTAAAGAGAAGCTCATTCTGATGAAGCGATGGTGCGCCGCATAGCACAGTGTGGCGGCGTCCGTGGAGTGGGCCACCACAGCCATGGCATTTCAGGCACATTGTTATTGTATACGCccctgttataatgataaagtgcATGTACCTAcatacgtacgtgtgtatatatatacatacaaatatatatatgtatatatacatatatatacatatatattatatatatacatatatatatatacatatatatatatatatatatatatatatatatatatatatatatatatgtatacatatacatatacatatatatatatatatatacatacatatatatatatatatatttacatatacatatatacatatatatatatataaatatatataaacacaaacacatacacatgcatgtgtgcaaCAATGTATCTATTCCTTATTGtctgttctatttttcttccaaTTCGGATCCCacaaagatagcaatgataacaaacagGTTCTCACGAGCCTCCTGAAAGACTCTTCTGGCGAAGATCGACTTCGTGGAAGAGGCCCTCGTCTTGATTCCTCTTTGTTTTTGAGAAAGAAGGCGACCAACAggaatatcatattttttataattatttgttagagcaacggagaaaggaagagcaaaCTAATTTAAGTCTTGGGTATTAGTAATACACATAAAtgacagataagaaaataaactcGAAGTCAAAGATCCTTGTCGTCTGAGACACTTGATGCATATAACGCTGCCTTCTTTCTAACagttaaataaatacaataataattttgttataaaCGGACTCATTGCAATACAAGCTGAGGATTTCGGTATTGAATACTTGATCCACGAATTCGAAACAATAATGACCTTTGTCGATATCATTCCAATTTCAACGTCACGTAAGTATGCACGAAACTTTTCAAAGATTCCATTAAAAAAGGTAATTGTAATAACTTGATGGATGAAAAACCGAGAGTGTATAGACAATGTCGGAGGAACTTCCAAaatgtatctttttatttccattttattgttttatttcaataaACGGAGAATGAACagtattaaataaaaataaaaaacaccgaaaattgtatctttttattttcattccattATCTCATTTTATAGACTGATTTGCGAACATAttatacaaaaagaaataagataaatttgCAAGTAAAAAGTTTCTTCAAAAATGTTCATTGTTCACTTGTCTCTCCAACAAAGGCTGGAAGAAACGTCGGTATCCTTGGCTACCGAAATTCGAGGCATGGAATTCTAAACCAGCCAAATATCTCGCTTTTTAAGTTTGTTTTCCAAGAAAGCATTTACTCGAATTTTAGTCGTAACACTGCTGCCTGGAGAGTTACGACTACTTGAAATGAAATGCAATGGGTTTGGTGTTGAGATTGTTGAGGTGTTGCATTTTGGAAGTGGTGGAGAGCCCTggttaaaaagaattaaaaaatggaaaatgaaactgCATGAACCTAGAACAACTgctgtagaaagagaaaaaaacgccaCAGTAAACGCCTCTTCCTTGCAATTGCATCAGCGACATGCAACTGTTGTTACCTTTTAGAGCCAGCGGTTCTCAGAACGGTTAAGCaagcacaaaaatatataattgtgCTTGAAGCCTTTACAGaaacaaataaatctataaagaaagaaaattttaaaaaatgagtaAAGTGTATTGAAAAATGGAATACGTATTAATGATATAGTTACCTCCGCTAAGATTACGTCTTTGGccgcgttggtttgtttgtttgatcgtTCGTTAATAGGCTACCTTAAGaagttatgaacaaattttaTTAAATTTTCCCAGATCCCATTAATTTTTAGTAGTGATCCGTATCAAGGAATTTCTTAAATGATTTcatcagtaataattattatcatcattacctttatcagccCCGTCAAGTAGGTTATGTTTACAGACGTCACctatgtacttgagaaagaggtgattttaatgcattTCTTCAAGTGCgaatgtttttattgcatcattgactctattgccctggcggaggtatgcgctgagtgcttctagttattataacAATTTAGATACATCCGTTCTTATGCTTTTCCTTAGAATCAACCTGGAATCATTAAACATGATTTTATCAACTTCCGTAAAACagtttacgatttttttcttctttaataaaGCGAACATGAGCATAAGTGAACATAAACGGGGTCATAAGTGAACCAAAATATTGCTATTTATCTAAATGCAGTGATTTCAGCATAGTTTGATAAAGTAAAATGGAGAAGAAATTTGAAGTGGAAAATGAATTGACCCTCGCTGTGATGCTACTTCCTCTTTTGTTTCAACGAAAGCGAAGTTgtcatggtgatgctgatgacacCAGTTAGCATCGACGTCCAATCTATAAATTCTTTGAAAAGCGGAAGAACACAATGGACCAGCTTTCATTTCCTTGAAGTTTCACCTAAAGAGGGAAGATCAAatggttttgtttttcattcatttactgtCTTAACctcccattttttattttatttttctctttttttctgtctttctttctttggggtAAAAtcatttgtttggttttgttattttctcatttactATCTTaaaccatcttttttttctcttttttctttttttctttctttggggtAAAATCAcgctgttttgttttattctcatttaCTATATTAACCtccccgtttttctctctctttttttctatttttctttctttctttggggtAAAAAATcacttgttttgttattctttcatATACTATCTTAAcctgctatttttttctatttttttctatctttctttctttggggtAAAATcgcctgttttgttttgttattctcttaTTTACTATCTTAACctcccatttttttattttcttttttctgtttatttctttttctttcattggggtaaaatcatttgttttgttttgttattctttcatTTACTATCTTAAcctcccattcttttcttttctttttctttcctatctttttctttttctttcctatctttctcttcctttctttctttctttctttggggtCAAAATCACTCGCCTTCTTAAACATGCGCAGTCATTGCCCTGTAATCCATCTCGAAAAACACAGGTATTCTCCACGTATCCTTTTCCTACCTGTGGAATGTGGCGTTCTGCATTCCACATTCACGGCGGAGTGATAAACCGCACAGGTGCTGAACtctggctgaggggggggggggagtgttttgATTCAGGTTTACCACATGTTTTTGAGGTTTTGTCTTTAAGCCCTTCATTACTGGGATTTCGTATCtgccttattttttttattttggttattaggtttattctttttgtgttttattagttttattcagcttgtcagtttttttttttttttttttgtcaatttattttctttgtcaattTTCTTTGTAATATTTCTTTACCTATGTACTTTTCgctttaatttttcttattctttttaatcattttaatttttttgtcgATTTATTTTCTTTGCCAATTTTCTTTTTAGTATTTCTTTACCTATTTACTTTTcgctttacattttctttttctttttaatcattttactttttattgttgtttttttcttaataaattgctttttattatttattcattttcatttcatttttggcGGGGTGCCTCTCTTTTCATGTGGTTTATCAAATTTCTTGTAAATTCTCCATTATCAATCTCTTGCTTATTTGGTCAACACGGAAATGTGACAACAAATAATATCGTATTTTTAACGTTGTGGAAAGGTCACTTACTGAAATATTAAGAGAATAATAGTCAAGAAGATGATGGCTAGGATTCCTATTGTAATTGAATATTTTAAGGTATATTAATCTTAACCGCCGAagcaaaatattttaaaatcatcataactgaGTGATGCTAGACTGCTGGTTGTGGAAACCTGACAGAATTTATATTATTCTACAGTTAATAGTTACAGTTGACAATTTTATTCACTGAAATAAATTATTACCGATACGTCGATGTTATTCGCACTGCCGTAAGTAACTACGACCAAAAGCATCATCAGTCAActaaaatattgtcattatagtttgtGGATTATTCGTATTACAAAATAATAAGGCTTCGCACTATAGTAGTATGATCCTAAACAATATCATGATAAATGAACTAAGACATCGTTATTACTTCTCGTACATTATTCGCTCTGCAATAACGACGTTTGTCCTACGACCAACATCACAAGTGAACTAATATATTGCCATTATATTGAATTTGCATTAGCTGCACCTCAGAAACTATTATTTACACTCCAGTAGTAATTATCCGCACGATGGTAACAACGTTCGTCCGACCAATGCTGCCATTTTATATAATGCATTATTCGCACTACAATAACAGTTATTCGCACTGCAATAACCTTGACCCAACAGGATTATAAGTGAACCAAAATTTTGCTGTTATATCTAATGTATTCGCACTGCACTTAAAAATTATTCACGCTACAATAACAGTTATTCGCACTGTAATAACCTTGCCCAAACAGGATCATAACTGAACCAAAATATtgctatatattatatgcattattcGCACTGCACTTAACAATTATTCACGCTACAGTAACAGTTATTCGCACTGTAATAACCTTGACCCAACTGGATTATGAATGAATCAAAATTTTGCTGTTATATCTAATACATTATTCGCACTGCACTTAACAATTATTCGCATTACAGTAACATTCGCAGTGTAATAACCTTGCCCAAACAGGATCATAACTGAACCAAAACATTgctatatatcatacacattatTCGCACCGCACTTCACAATTATTCGCACTGCAGTTACAACGTTTGCCCGACCAAGAACATCAAAAGCGAACTGCACTGTTGACCCTTCCCGAAGCCCCCGCAGGGAATACAAGACCTTGAATGACCTTGCCGAATGCACCTCTGGCTTCCCTGCAACGCCGCCGCAGCGCTGGCTTCTTGCAGGAACCGATCCTTCTAAAACACAGGCTGGGCGGCCGGACGACACACGAGAAATTGCATCCCCCGTCGTTGTAAGGAACAGGTCGGAGTGACGGCCAACTCCCCACTTCCCGTTGAGGGTTAACGATACAACTATTGCTCTTAGCTCCTCTACCACCATTATCACtcactcttcgtcttctcttcctcctcccctcccctcccccccttttttttcctccttcgaaACTCGCAATCATTCGTCTTCAACAAGATCCGGCTTGATGACTTGTGGGTGTAGGATGTGGTAGAAAAAGGTGTCgtcgcggggagggaggaggtaagggagcaagagggagggttagcaggctctctccccccccccctccccctcccttcctcctcccttccccctcttccccccttctccccttccccctccccctagacaCCCACCCGTCACGTAGCAGTCCATGAACTCACGTCCCATCTGGGGAATTTAAATGCAGGTTGTGGTTTCGAGCCTGGGAGCACAGGAGACGCTACACTTGTACAAATTCCCCCTATTAAGCCAAAGCGCCTGTGGTATTGCCCTTCTGATAACTACCATTGGCTAATTTCGTGATGATTACACCGGCGAGTGGCATGTAGAGTGAAATAAACGTGCGAAACAAGCGTAATGTAAAGGTACGAGGAGTCCGTAACGTGAGCCGGatctatgtttttttgttttccttctgggTGACCGGGATCACGCGACTCGGCATCTCGTCCTCATGATGGATGGTCCGGCGAGGAAATTGTTAACAAGCACGCGGTTTGTTCTGCCAATTCTGTGATTGTTATTACCGGTATTCGATGCGCGTCTAAAGCGGTGCCTGTTACAGCGTATTTGTTTAAGGCTGTCGCTTTAGAGGAAAGTTTGCGCTGTACTGATGTATTTTCAAatcgaatttcctttttttacattttgtggCTTGTGTTATTAGTTATATGGGATTCATCGGTGCGATTGGATTTCAATTAAAGTGTCTTTTTCGAAGCCAGTGAAAAGAACCCCGAAAGTGGACATAAAATAATTTCTTTGTCCGGTATGATGGAGACTCGACACTCTACAGCGACTCTCCCCAACAGTGCATATGCGTCAGGTAAGTGACATCAGTCAGGACTCTAATCCATCATCTGCTTAGATTCCACCGAAAATTACCAAAGTAATTAACGCTGCagagtgaaagaaatagaaaaaaaagatgccATCACCGCAACGGAACGGAATGACGACATAAACACGTAATGTATACAGCGGATCATTCATTTCCTGTCAGAGTTGAGGCTGGGACAGGTCGGTTGCGCAGCGTTACGTAACTCTGGTTTACTTCTTCCTGACCGCAAGCTCTTCTCCGGGTTTTGCCTTACGTTctcaatttactttttttcttcttcgtgttttcgTGTttagtgattattgttgttgttttatttgttatttagacgggattttttaaaaagatgttTGAGAATGTAGAGCTATGTTTATCTTTAgttatttgtgtgtcttttttttaaacgtgtatgttttcgtttttttgagcTTCGTCAGACTGTTATTGTTCACGTCTGGTAATGCCTTCCTGCATTTTCATCGAACGTGCCTCtcattatatatttctgtatacataaaatatatatatttttttttctactacctCCTTTggcatattttttgtttctttcattagCCCAGTCAGAGCAATGTCTCGTCTATACTAACTAATGAatttactatcatatatatatatatatatatatatatatatatatatatatatatatatatattagagggtAGGGGCGCATGCACACAgattaagagtgagagagaaagagagagatagaaagaacatAACCACAAAATTGACGACAGTCATTTCAcgttgggggggggaggctcaagttcggggaggggagggtcacgctggggggtgaagagaagggggaggatcaagttgggggggggggggggggacagcgaCGGCGGAGGACAACACCATTACTCCCGCTACATATTTCGGTCTAAAACGCTCCAATCGTCGGTCTGGGAACAGTGCAAGAAGGACGAAATTGGCGCATTTAATAACCGAAAATAGGGATTTGTAACGCTGAAGCCACCGCGTCACAGGTATTCAGAGAGCCAGTGTTACCAGACAGCGATGACAGCAATCGATGCTCGTCCACAACTAcccattatcatcaagattattcttagtataatcattattaccattatcattatcgctttttcttcattttcttcattttccatcttttttccacAGTTACCAACCACGAAACGATACCTCCACGATCGCGTCACATTTGCTGGTACTCTCATCATCGCTGGACGGAgaaaataccaaaagaaaaatggataatgcgaaatggagaagaagaagaacggaaaGATGACGGTGTCCGAGCCCCTTAAGCCGCTCCTCGTAAGGCTAGCGAggcaatataacacacacacacacacatatgtatatatatgtatatatatatatatatatatatatatatatatatatatatatatatatatatatatgtatatatataataaatttatgttcatatatatatacctgtgtgtgtgtgtgtgtgtgtgtgtgcgcatacatatgtatacatacatatacacatacatatgtaggtgtaggtgtgtgtgtgtgtatatatatatatatgtatatatataaatatatatatatatacatatatatatatatatatatatatatatatatatatatatatatatatatatacatgtatacacatgcatgcatatatgtgcatatatatatgtgtgtgtatatatatatattttatataatatatatatatatatatacatatatatatatatatatatatatatatatatatatatatatatatatatatatatatatatattacatgtatacacatgcatgcatatatgtgcatatatatatgtgtgtgtatatatatatattttatataatatatatatatatacatacatacacacacacacacacacacacacacacacacacacacacacacacacacacactcatacaaacacacacacacacactcacagatatatatatatatatatatatatatatatatatatatatatatatgtgtgtgtgtgtgtgtgtgtgtgtgtgtgtgtgtgtgtgtatcatatatgtacatttacacacacgcacacacccacacacacacacacacacacacacacagacatatatatatatatatatatatatatatatatatatatatatatatatatatgtgtgtgtgtgtgtgtgtgtgtgtgtgtgtgtatatatatatatatatatatatatatatatatatatatatatatatatatatatatatatatatatataatttatgtatgtatgtatatatatttatatgtatttatatatacacatatacatatattgtatatgtgtgtgtgtgcacatgtacatatgagatatatatatatatatatatatatatatatatatatatatatatatatatatatatgtatatatatatgtatatatatatatatatatttatatatatatatatatatatatatatatatatgtatatatatatgtatatatatataaaattatatatatatatttatgtatatatatatatatatatatatatatatatat
Coding sequences:
- the LOC138862110 gene encoding LOW QUALITY PROTEIN: cilia- and flagella-associated protein 251-like (The sequence of the model RefSeq protein was modified relative to this genomic sequence to represent the inferred CDS: substituted 5 bases at 5 genomic stop codons); translation: MAVVAHSTDAATLCYAAHHRFIRMSFSLTAAISFTLFGCTWTVIGENTHGMRTHESGKIILVHLLSSHKRPASEKKSQKSNPTPYWLCAIAINQSETWIKRMSYTRSTLRKKKEIGNSPLTLDYSDSQNRQTKRQKETEQREKEKKGKXKEEKEKEKEXEKEKEKEKKKEIVKGQEKEKEKEREKEKEKEEKEKESEKEEKEXEKEKEKEKEKEIXKDEEQEEKEKDKEKEKEKEKERKXEIGTEREGKREREKKKEKEKGKREQGPTADSGVQRHKQQHRKSGSEPVRKEEEGEEAEEERENRGRKTFPKEEEEKKKKKKK